One Podarcis raffonei isolate rPodRaf1 chromosome 3, rPodRaf1.pri, whole genome shotgun sequence genomic region harbors:
- the TBXT gene encoding T-box transcription factor T isoform X1, translated as MTSQSTDSSGKSLQYRVDHLLSAVENELQAGSEKGDPTERELRVTLEESELWLRFKELTNEMIVTKNGRRMFPVLKASVSGLDPNAMYSFLLDFVAADNHRWKYVNGEWVPGGKPEPQAPSCVYIHPDSPNFGAHWMKAPVSFSKVKLTNKLNGGGQIMLNSLHKYEPRIHIVRVGGPQRMITSHSFPETQFIAVTAYQNEEITALKIKYNPFAKAFLDAKERSDHKDMMDEVGDGQQSGYSQLGGWLIPGTGTLCPPANPHPQFGAPLSLSPAHSCERYSSLRNHRPAPYPNPYTHRTNSPTAYGDSSSACLSMLQSHDNWSSLGVPPPTSMLPMSHSTGPPTSSSQYPNLWSVSNSTVSPVSQSGGMPSGIGSQFLRSSTAHYPTLPHSVSTPSSGSPLYDSGTPTDIADSQYDASVHARLSSTWTPVTTPSM; from the exons ATGACCTCTCAGAGCACGGACAGCTCCGGCAAGAGCCTGCAGTACCGGGTGGATCACCTGCTAAGCGCCGTGGAGAATGAGCTGCAGGCAGGCAGCGAGAAGGGCGACCCCACCGAGAGGGAGCTGCGCGTCACCCTGGAGGAGAGCGAGCTGTGGCTGCGCTTCAAGGAGCTCACCAACGAGATGATCGTCACCAAGAACGGAAG GCGGATGTTCCCCGTGCTGAAGGCGAGCGTGTCCGGGCTCGACCCCAACGCCATGTACTCCTTCCTGCTGGACTTCGTGGCCGCCGACAACCACCGCTGGAAGTACGTGAACGGCGAGTGGGTGCCCGGCGGCAAGCCCGAGCCGCAGGCCCCCAGCTGCGTCTACATCCACCCGGACTCGCCCAACTTCGGCGCGCACTGGATGAAGGCGCCCGTTTCCTTCAGCAAGGTCAAACTCACCAATAAGCTCAACGGAGGCGGACAG ATCATGTTGAACTCCTTGCACAAGTATGAGCCTAGGATTCATATAGTGAGAGTTGGTGGCCCTCAGCGAATGATCACCAGTCATTCTTTCCCGGAGACCCAGTTTATAGCTGTGACAGCTTACCAAAACGAAGAG ataacagctttaaaaattaagtacaatccctttgcaaaagcttttcttgatgcaaaagaaag AAGTGACCACAAGGACATGATGGATGAAGTGGGAGATGGTCAGCAGTCAGGGTATTCGCAAT TAGGTGGATGGCTGATTCCTGGAACAGGGACTCTGTGTCCTCCTGCCAATCCTCATCCACAGTTTGGAGCACCTCTGTCCCTCTCCCCTGCTCACAGTTGCGAAAGGTACTCATCCCTGAGGAATCACCGCCCTGCCCCTTATCCGAATCCATACACTCATAGAACCAATTCTCCAA CAGCATATGGTGATAGTTCTTCAGCCTGCCTTTCTATGCTCCAATCTCATGACAACTGGTCCAGTTTAGGTGTCCCACCCCCAACAAGCATGCTGCCTATGAGTCACAGTACCGGACCACCAACCAGCTCCAG CCAGTATCCCAACCTGTGGTCTGTCAGCAACAGCACCGTTTCGCCTGTGTCACAGTCAGGTGGGATGCCCAGTGGGATAGGATCCCAGTTTTTACGAAGCTCCACGGCCCACTATCCCACCCTCCCTCATTCTGTCAGCACCCCTTCCTCAGGATCTCCATTGTACGACAGTGGGACCCCTACAGACATTGCCGACAGTCAATACGATGCATCAGTGCATGCTAGACTTTCTTCTACATGGACTCCCGTAACAACCCCTTCTATGTAG
- the TBXT gene encoding T-box transcription factor T isoform X2 — protein sequence MTSQSTDSSGKSLQYRVDHLLSAVENELQAGSEKGDPTERELRVTLEESELWLRFKELTNEMIVTKNGRRMFPVLKASVSGLDPNAMYSFLLDFVAADNHRWKYVNGEWVPGGKPEPQAPSCVYIHPDSPNFGAHWMKAPVSFSKVKLTNKLNGGGQIMLNSLHKYEPRIHIVRVGGPQRMITSHSFPETQFIAVTAYQNEEITALKIKYNPFAKAFLDAKERSDHKDMMDEVGDGQQSGYSQLGGWLIPGTGTLCPPANPHPQFGAPLSLSPAHSCERYSSLRNHRPAPYPNPYTHRTNSPTYGDSSSACLSMLQSHDNWSSLGVPPPTSMLPMSHSTGPPTSSSQYPNLWSVSNSTVSPVSQSGGMPSGIGSQFLRSSTAHYPTLPHSVSTPSSGSPLYDSGTPTDIADSQYDASVHARLSSTWTPVTTPSM from the exons ATGACCTCTCAGAGCACGGACAGCTCCGGCAAGAGCCTGCAGTACCGGGTGGATCACCTGCTAAGCGCCGTGGAGAATGAGCTGCAGGCAGGCAGCGAGAAGGGCGACCCCACCGAGAGGGAGCTGCGCGTCACCCTGGAGGAGAGCGAGCTGTGGCTGCGCTTCAAGGAGCTCACCAACGAGATGATCGTCACCAAGAACGGAAG GCGGATGTTCCCCGTGCTGAAGGCGAGCGTGTCCGGGCTCGACCCCAACGCCATGTACTCCTTCCTGCTGGACTTCGTGGCCGCCGACAACCACCGCTGGAAGTACGTGAACGGCGAGTGGGTGCCCGGCGGCAAGCCCGAGCCGCAGGCCCCCAGCTGCGTCTACATCCACCCGGACTCGCCCAACTTCGGCGCGCACTGGATGAAGGCGCCCGTTTCCTTCAGCAAGGTCAAACTCACCAATAAGCTCAACGGAGGCGGACAG ATCATGTTGAACTCCTTGCACAAGTATGAGCCTAGGATTCATATAGTGAGAGTTGGTGGCCCTCAGCGAATGATCACCAGTCATTCTTTCCCGGAGACCCAGTTTATAGCTGTGACAGCTTACCAAAACGAAGAG ataacagctttaaaaattaagtacaatccctttgcaaaagcttttcttgatgcaaaagaaag AAGTGACCACAAGGACATGATGGATGAAGTGGGAGATGGTCAGCAGTCAGGGTATTCGCAAT TAGGTGGATGGCTGATTCCTGGAACAGGGACTCTGTGTCCTCCTGCCAATCCTCATCCACAGTTTGGAGCACCTCTGTCCCTCTCCCCTGCTCACAGTTGCGAAAGGTACTCATCCCTGAGGAATCACCGCCCTGCCCCTTATCCGAATCCATACACTCATAGAACCAATTCTCCAA CATATGGTGATAGTTCTTCAGCCTGCCTTTCTATGCTCCAATCTCATGACAACTGGTCCAGTTTAGGTGTCCCACCCCCAACAAGCATGCTGCCTATGAGTCACAGTACCGGACCACCAACCAGCTCCAG CCAGTATCCCAACCTGTGGTCTGTCAGCAACAGCACCGTTTCGCCTGTGTCACAGTCAGGTGGGATGCCCAGTGGGATAGGATCCCAGTTTTTACGAAGCTCCACGGCCCACTATCCCACCCTCCCTCATTCTGTCAGCACCCCTTCCTCAGGATCTCCATTGTACGACAGTGGGACCCCTACAGACATTGCCGACAGTCAATACGATGCATCAGTGCATGCTAGACTTTCTTCTACATGGACTCCCGTAACAACCCCTTCTATGTAG
- the TBXT gene encoding T-box transcription factor T isoform X3 produces the protein MTSQSTDSSGKSLQYRVDHLLSAVENELQAGSEKGDPTERELRVTLEESELWLRFKELTNEMIVTKNGRRMFPVLKASVSGLDPNAMYSFLLDFVAADNHRWKYVNGEWVPGGKPEPQAPSCVYIHPDSPNFGAHWMKAPVSFSKVKLTNKLNGGGQIMLNSLHKYEPRIHIVRVGGPQRMITSHSFPETQFIAVTAYQNEEITALKIKYNPFAKAFLDAKERSDHKDMMDEVGDGQQSGYSQLGGWLIPGTGTLCPPANPHPQFGAPLSLSPAHSCERYSSLRNHRPAPYPNPYTHRTNSPTAYGDSSSACLSMLQSHDNWSSLGVPPPTSMLPMSHSTGPPTSSSWGLEAGRINCPRLCNAHVTGESPSSTFCS, from the exons ATGACCTCTCAGAGCACGGACAGCTCCGGCAAGAGCCTGCAGTACCGGGTGGATCACCTGCTAAGCGCCGTGGAGAATGAGCTGCAGGCAGGCAGCGAGAAGGGCGACCCCACCGAGAGGGAGCTGCGCGTCACCCTGGAGGAGAGCGAGCTGTGGCTGCGCTTCAAGGAGCTCACCAACGAGATGATCGTCACCAAGAACGGAAG GCGGATGTTCCCCGTGCTGAAGGCGAGCGTGTCCGGGCTCGACCCCAACGCCATGTACTCCTTCCTGCTGGACTTCGTGGCCGCCGACAACCACCGCTGGAAGTACGTGAACGGCGAGTGGGTGCCCGGCGGCAAGCCCGAGCCGCAGGCCCCCAGCTGCGTCTACATCCACCCGGACTCGCCCAACTTCGGCGCGCACTGGATGAAGGCGCCCGTTTCCTTCAGCAAGGTCAAACTCACCAATAAGCTCAACGGAGGCGGACAG ATCATGTTGAACTCCTTGCACAAGTATGAGCCTAGGATTCATATAGTGAGAGTTGGTGGCCCTCAGCGAATGATCACCAGTCATTCTTTCCCGGAGACCCAGTTTATAGCTGTGACAGCTTACCAAAACGAAGAG ataacagctttaaaaattaagtacaatccctttgcaaaagcttttcttgatgcaaaagaaag AAGTGACCACAAGGACATGATGGATGAAGTGGGAGATGGTCAGCAGTCAGGGTATTCGCAAT TAGGTGGATGGCTGATTCCTGGAACAGGGACTCTGTGTCCTCCTGCCAATCCTCATCCACAGTTTGGAGCACCTCTGTCCCTCTCCCCTGCTCACAGTTGCGAAAGGTACTCATCCCTGAGGAATCACCGCCCTGCCCCTTATCCGAATCCATACACTCATAGAACCAATTCTCCAA CAGCATATGGTGATAGTTCTTCAGCCTGCCTTTCTATGCTCCAATCTCATGACAACTGGTCCAGTTTAGGTGTCCCACCCCCAACAAGCATGCTGCCTATGAGTCACAGTACCGGACCACCAACCAGCTCCAG CTGGGGCTTGGAGGCTGGAAGAATAAACTGTCCAAGGCTATGCAATGCCCACGTGACTGGAGAGAGTCCAAGTTCAACATTCTGTTCATGA